Sequence from the Desulfobacterales bacterium genome:
TCCATTGAATTTAAAGAGGATATGCCGCTTGTTCTGAAAATGGCCTTCAATGCGTTGATCAGCGGTGCAGCCGCCAGGACGGAAGAAGCGTATTGATCGTTTTTAAATAAATTTGGGCTTGATCATAACTGCGGCCATAACGTCGTGAGGAACGTCCCGGCCGTTTCCGGCTTCTCCAGCACGATACGGGGGGATGCCGGTGCCATGAAGCTAAAGCGCAAAAACTCGGCAAGCCTCAAACAGTTTGCGCTTCTTAACGCTTGATGGCCCCGGTATCTTTTCCCCCGATCGCGCCATGTCGTACGCCGGCAACGGCCGGGACTTCGAAACTACACGTAAGAGAATATGGCCGCAGTTATGATCAAGCCCAAAAAAACGAAGTCCAGGCACTGTATTTTCTGCCCTTTGACCTCTGATGCCTGAGCTCTGATAACTATCCCTCCCGACCGATGATGGCCTCCAGCTGTTTCAGGAACCGTTTCGCGGTCGCCCGGTGGGATTTGAAGGTTGAAGCCTGTTTAAATGCGGTTTTTGCTTTCTGAAAGTGTTCGGCATTGAATGCGGCATATCCCATCATCAGCCAGGCGTCTCCCTGATCCGGATGTGATGCGGTAATGAACTCAAATGCCGCCATCGCTTCAGCGTATCGCTTCATTTCGAAAAGTATCTGCCCCTCCAATATATTCAGTTTTTCCGAGTCGCAACGGTTTTGTGCGTTTTTTACGGTTTCCAGGGCTTTGGGACTGTCATGCAGACTCAGGTAGCACTGGGCCAGGCGGCAGGTGGTGTCAGCATCCGGTTTTTTCTGATTCAGGCGCTCATACCATGCGGCCGCCTGAATCGGAATGTCCACCGCGGTATTAAGCTCTGCCATCAGCAGCATTTCCTCATCATTCAGAGGCGACAGGAAGCTGTAGACCGTGAGCGTCGTCAACCCGGATTCATAGTCGTGTTCGGTCAGATGCATGTGCGCCAGGATTTTCCACCATTTGGATTCCAGCGGGTATTCTTCGACCAGAAATTCGGCATATGCTTTTGCGCGGTCGTTTATCTGCAGTGACATGTACTGAAAAAGACGGATTTCCTGCCACTGC
This genomic interval carries:
- a CDS encoding tetratricopeptide repeat protein yields the protein MMKIKLPIILIIAFCGLALTGYTVSAAGEPSDSLPYEVSLILHKAQKFIENKQIPSAIELLEASLTRHSSSYNHYLVHFTLGNCCMMEKHLPEASVHYQACLKLKEDFPEGWLNLAKCFYDSGRFADAGRCFIRAYDTSESGQASTLYYAGLSWLQAKEPGKAADILQKLIDAHDRADQHFDWKEALVQAYIDSGRPRNALPYIEELSEKTTGKKKKQWQEIRLFQYMSLQINDRAKAYAEFLVEEYPLESKWWKILAHMHLTEHDYESGLTTLTVYSFLSPLNDEEMLLMAELNTAVDIPIQAAAWYERLNQKKPDADTTCRLAQCYLSLHDSPKALETVKNAQNRCDSEKLNILEGQILFEMKRYAEAMAAFEFITASHPDQGDAWLMMGYAAFNAEHFQKAKTAFKQASTFKSHRATAKRFLKQLEAIIGREG